A DNA window from Pseudomonas tohonis contains the following coding sequences:
- a CDS encoding ABC transporter permease — protein sequence MLLSLEPRTQQSRVMLLLSPVLAGLLTLACGSALFVALGHDPLETLHALLVAPISDLYGVSELLVKALPILLCALGLAVAYQARIWNIGAEGQLLMGALAGSAVAVHLIDWESRWALVLVLGAGILAGAAWGALAAWLRTRFNANEILTTIMLNYVALNLLLFAVHGPLKDPAGFNFPESAMFGDASRLPPVFEDLRLHIGLYFALLALVAVWVLLHKSFLGFQIKVLGLDKRAAGFVGFREKRLVWLALLVSGGLAGLAGVGEVTGPIGQLVPQVSPGYGYAAITVAFLGRLNPFGILVAGLLMALLFLGGENAQMALNLPQSITQLFQGMMLFFLLACDVLILYRPRLAWSYKLQVASAKKRAAA from the coding sequence ATGTTGCTATCCCTGGAACCCCGCACGCAGCAGTCGCGTGTGATGCTCCTGCTGTCCCCGGTGCTCGCCGGCCTGCTGACCCTGGCCTGCGGCTCGGCGCTGTTCGTCGCCCTCGGCCATGACCCGCTGGAAACCCTCCATGCGCTGCTGGTGGCGCCCATCAGCGATCTCTACGGCGTCTCCGAGCTTCTGGTGAAGGCGCTGCCCATCCTGCTCTGCGCCCTGGGCCTGGCGGTGGCCTACCAGGCGCGCATCTGGAACATCGGCGCCGAGGGCCAGCTGCTCATGGGCGCCCTGGCCGGCAGCGCGGTGGCGGTGCACCTGATCGACTGGGAAAGCCGCTGGGCCCTGGTCCTGGTGCTGGGCGCCGGCATCCTCGCCGGAGCCGCCTGGGGCGCACTGGCGGCCTGGTTGCGCACGCGCTTCAACGCCAACGAGATCCTCACCACCATCATGCTCAACTACGTGGCGCTGAACCTGCTGCTCTTCGCCGTGCACGGCCCGCTGAAGGACCCGGCCGGCTTCAACTTCCCCGAGTCGGCGATGTTCGGCGACGCCTCGCGGCTGCCCCCGGTGTTCGAGGACCTGCGCCTGCACATCGGCCTGTACTTCGCTCTCCTCGCCCTGGTGGCGGTGTGGGTGCTGCTGCACAAGAGCTTCCTCGGCTTCCAGATCAAGGTGCTGGGCCTGGACAAGCGCGCCGCCGGCTTCGTCGGCTTCCGCGAAAAGCGCCTGGTCTGGCTGGCCCTGCTGGTCAGCGGCGGCCTGGCGGGCCTGGCCGGCGTCGGCGAAGTCACCGGTCCCATCGGCCAGCTGGTGCCGCAGGTGTCGCCGGGCTACGGCTACGCCGCCATCACCGTGGCCTTCCTCGGCCGCCTCAACCCCTTCGGCATCCTCGTCGCCGGGCTGCTGATGGCGCTGCTGTTCCTCGGCGGCGAAAACGCGCAGATGGCCCTCAACCTGCCGCAATCGATCACCCAGCTGTTCCAGGGGATGATGCTGTTCTTCCTGCTCGCCTGTGATGTGTTGATTCTGTATCGGCCACGCTTGGCGTGGAGCTACAAGCTGCAAGTGGCAAGCGCCAAGAAGCGTGCCGCCGCATGA
- a CDS encoding adenosine deaminase, which produces MYDWLNALPKAELHLHLEGSLEPELLFALAERNKVALPWHDVETLRRAYDFGNLQEFLDLYYAGADVLRTEQDFYDLTWAYLQRCKAQNVIHTEPFFDPQTHTDRGIPFEVVLNGIRHALDDGRKQLGISSGLILSFLRHLSEDEAQKTLDQALPFRDAFVAVGLDSSEMGHPPSKFQRVFDRARAEGFLTVAHAGEEGPPEYIWEALDLLKIERIDHGVRAIEDERLMQRIIDEQIPLTVCPLSNTKLCVFDHMSQHNILDMLERGVKVTVNSDDPAYFGGYVTENFFALHEHLGMSEEQARRLAQNSLDARLVK; this is translated from the coding sequence ATGTACGACTGGCTCAATGCCTTGCCCAAAGCCGAACTGCACCTGCACCTGGAAGGTTCGCTCGAGCCCGAGTTGCTGTTCGCGCTGGCCGAACGCAACAAGGTCGCCCTGCCCTGGCACGACGTCGAGACCCTGCGCCGCGCCTACGACTTCGGCAACCTGCAGGAATTCCTCGACCTCTACTACGCCGGTGCCGATGTGCTGCGCACCGAGCAGGACTTCTACGACCTGACCTGGGCCTACCTGCAACGCTGCAAGGCGCAGAACGTCATCCACACCGAGCCCTTCTTCGACCCGCAGACCCACACCGATCGCGGCATCCCCTTCGAGGTGGTGCTGAACGGCATCCGCCACGCCCTGGACGACGGTCGCAAGCAGCTCGGCATCAGCTCCGGGCTGATCCTCAGCTTCCTGCGCCACCTCTCCGAGGACGAAGCGCAGAAGACCCTCGACCAGGCGCTGCCCTTCCGCGACGCCTTCGTCGCCGTGGGCCTGGACAGCTCCGAGATGGGCCACCCGCCGAGCAAGTTCCAGCGTGTGTTCGACCGCGCCCGCGCGGAAGGCTTCCTCACCGTCGCCCACGCCGGCGAGGAAGGCCCGCCGGAATACATCTGGGAGGCCCTGGACCTGCTGAAGATCGAGCGCATCGACCACGGCGTGCGCGCCATCGAGGACGAGCGCCTGATGCAGCGCATCATCGACGAACAGATCCCGCTGACCGTCTGCCCGCTGTCCAACACCAAGCTGTGCGTGTTCGACCACATGAGCCAGCACAACATCCTCGACATGCTCGAACGCGGCGTGAAGGTGACGGTGAACTCCGACGACCCGGCATATTTCGGCGGCTACGTCACCGAGAACTTCTTCGCCCTGCACGAGCACCTGGGCATGAGCGAGGAACAGGCCCGGCGCCTGGCGCAGAACAGCCTGGATGCACGGCTGGTGAAGTGA
- a CDS encoding ABC transporter permease, whose amino-acid sequence MDLDLLTNILYAMVRCGTPLLLVALGELVCEKSGVLNLGQEGMMLFGAVVGFIAAIGTGNLWLGVLLAMAAGMLLSALFALVALGCNANQVATGLALTIFGIGLSSFVGAAWVGKPLQGFEPVAIPLLSGIPLLGKMLFSQDLMVYLSFALFALIAWALLKSRIGLVLQAVGENPDAASAMGLPVLRVRTLAVLFGGAMAGMAGAYLSLAYTPMWAENMTAGRGWIALALVVFASWRVFRVLLGAYLFGLASILHLVAQGVGLAIPANLLAMLPYVATILVLVLLSRDAVRTRLFAPVSLGQPWKGGH is encoded by the coding sequence ATGGATCTAGATCTGCTGACCAACATCCTCTACGCCATGGTCCGCTGCGGCACGCCGCTGCTGCTGGTCGCCCTGGGCGAGCTGGTGTGCGAGAAGAGCGGCGTGCTCAACCTCGGGCAGGAGGGGATGATGCTGTTCGGCGCGGTGGTGGGCTTCATCGCCGCCATCGGCACCGGCAACCTATGGCTCGGCGTGCTGCTGGCGATGGCCGCGGGCATGCTGCTGTCCGCCCTCTTCGCCCTGGTCGCCCTCGGCTGCAACGCCAACCAGGTGGCCACGGGGCTGGCGCTGACCATCTTCGGCATCGGCCTGTCGTCCTTCGTCGGCGCCGCCTGGGTGGGCAAGCCCCTGCAGGGTTTCGAGCCGGTGGCCATCCCGCTGCTCAGCGGCATTCCGCTGCTGGGCAAGATGCTGTTCAGCCAGGACCTGATGGTCTACCTGTCCTTCGCGCTGTTCGCGCTGATCGCCTGGGCGCTGCTCAAGAGTCGCATCGGCCTGGTGCTCCAGGCGGTGGGCGAGAACCCCGATGCGGCCAGCGCCATGGGCCTGCCGGTGCTGCGCGTGCGCACCCTGGCGGTGCTCTTCGGCGGGGCCATGGCGGGCATGGCGGGGGCCTACCTGTCCCTGGCGTACACGCCGATGTGGGCGGAGAACATGACCGCCGGGCGCGGCTGGATCGCACTCGCCCTGGTGGTGTTCGCCAGCTGGCGGGTGTTCCGCGTGCTGCTGGGGGCCTACCTCTTCGGCCTGGCCAGCATCCTCCACCTGGTGGCCCAGGGCGTGGGCCTGGCCATCCCCGCCAACCTGCTGGCGATGCTGCCCTACGTGGCGACCATCCTGGTGCTGGTGCTGCTCTCCCGCGATGCCGTGCGCACCCGCCTGTTCGCCCCCGTGTCCCTGGGCCAGCCGTGGAAGGGCGGCCACTGA
- a CDS encoding BMP family ABC transporter substrate-binding protein encodes MFDSKKNLLRTLVAAIGFSATLGASAADPLKVGFVYVGPIGDHGWTYQHEEGRKALVAKLGDKVETSFVENVAEGADAERVIRNMAKGGYDLIFTTSFGYMNPTAKVAKQFPKVTFEHATGYKQDKNLGTYLSRSYEGRYVGGFLAAKMTKSHKIGYIASFPIPEVIRDINAIQLALNKYDPQAEIKVVWVNSWFDPGKEADAANALIDQGVDVVFQHTDSPAPIQAAERRGVYSVGYASDMAHFGPKAVLTSIVNNWGPHYIQAAEGVMAGTWKSQDYWGGLAEDTIQLPISDLVPADVKAEAEKIIASIKSGEFHPFTGPIKDQSGAIKLADGVVATNADLAGMNYYVEGIKAELPK; translated from the coding sequence ATGTTCGATTCCAAGAAGAACCTGCTGCGCACGCTCGTCGCCGCCATCGGCTTCAGCGCCACCCTCGGCGCCTCCGCCGCCGACCCGCTGAAGGTCGGCTTCGTCTACGTCGGCCCCATCGGCGACCACGGCTGGACCTACCAGCACGAGGAAGGCCGCAAGGCGCTGGTGGCCAAGCTGGGCGACAAGGTCGAGACCAGCTTCGTGGAGAACGTCGCCGAAGGCGCCGACGCCGAGCGGGTCATCCGCAACATGGCCAAGGGCGGCTACGACCTGATCTTCACCACCTCCTTCGGCTACATGAACCCCACCGCCAAGGTGGCCAAGCAGTTCCCCAAGGTCACCTTCGAGCACGCCACCGGCTACAAGCAGGACAAGAACCTCGGCACCTACCTGTCGCGCTCCTATGAAGGCCGCTACGTCGGCGGCTTCCTCGCCGCGAAGATGACCAAGAGCCACAAGATCGGCTACATCGCCTCCTTCCCCATTCCGGAAGTGATCCGCGACATCAACGCCATCCAGCTGGCGCTGAACAAGTACGACCCGCAGGCCGAGATCAAGGTGGTCTGGGTCAACTCCTGGTTCGACCCGGGCAAGGAAGCCGACGCCGCCAACGCGCTGATCGACCAGGGCGTGGACGTGGTCTTCCAGCACACCGACAGCCCGGCGCCGATCCAGGCCGCCGAGCGCCGTGGCGTGTACTCCGTGGGCTACGCCTCGGACATGGCCCACTTCGGGCCCAAGGCCGTGCTCACCTCCATCGTCAACAACTGGGGGCCACACTACATCCAGGCCGCCGAAGGCGTGATGGCCGGCACCTGGAAGTCCCAGGACTACTGGGGCGGCCTGGCCGAGGACACCATCCAGCTGCCCATCAGCGACCTGGTGCCGGCCGACGTGAAGGCCGAGGCGGAAAAAATCATCGCCAGCATCAAGAGCGGCGAGTTCCACCCCTTCACCGGCCCGATCAAGGACCAGAGCGGAGCCATCAAGCTGGCCGACGGCGTGGTCGCCACCAATGCCGACCTGGCGGGCATGAACTACTACGTCGAAGGCATCAAGGCGGAACTGCCGAAGTAA
- a CDS encoding 7-cyano-7-deazaguanine/7-aminomethyl-7-deazaguanine transporter — protein MPAALPKVWRPALTGLIAFHILIIIASNYLVQLPMTLFGWQTTWGAFSFPFIFLATDLTVRLLGKQAARQVIARVMLPALAASYVVSVLFQDAAFQGFGALGEFNLFVARISLASFLAYVLGQVLDIQVFDRLRRMRQWWIAPVVSTIAGNLLDTFTFFSVAFWHSDNPFMAEHWVEIATVDYGVKLSVSLVLFVPLYGVLLNGILRAITPRSESAA, from the coding sequence ATGCCCGCAGCTCTCCCCAAGGTCTGGCGCCCCGCGCTGACCGGCCTCATCGCGTTCCACATCCTGATCATCATCGCCAGCAACTACCTGGTGCAGTTGCCCATGACCCTGTTCGGCTGGCAGACCACCTGGGGCGCGTTCAGCTTCCCGTTCATCTTCCTCGCCACCGACCTGACCGTGCGCCTGCTCGGCAAGCAGGCGGCGCGCCAGGTGATCGCCCGGGTCATGCTCCCGGCGCTGGCGGCTTCCTACGTGGTCTCGGTGCTGTTCCAGGACGCGGCGTTCCAGGGCTTCGGCGCCCTGGGCGAGTTCAACCTGTTCGTCGCACGCATCTCGCTCGCGAGTTTCCTCGCCTACGTGCTGGGGCAGGTTCTCGACATCCAGGTCTTCGATCGCCTGCGCAGGATGCGTCAGTGGTGGATCGCCCCGGTGGTGTCCACCATCGCCGGCAACCTGCTGGACACCTTCACCTTCTTCTCGGTGGCCTTCTGGCACAGCGACAACCCCTTCATGGCCGAGCACTGGGTGGAGATCGCCACGGTGGACTACGGCGTGAAGCTCAGCGTCAGCCTGGTGCTGTTCGTGCCGCTCTACGGCGTGCTGCTCAACGGCATCCTCCGCGCCATCACCCCGCGCAGCGAAAGCGCCGCCTGA
- a CDS encoding PAS domain S-box protein has translation MSRDPQPSSPLPLSTRMVVNALPPVPARLGPTLALVFFGYLVLALGAVWLARQPGTIATLWYANAFGITFLWNQPLRRWPALLGVMLVANMLAGQVMGDTLAMSASFLPANMLEMALAAFLLRRTGVALNMSRSPSAFLRFILLGAMVPPLVSSTLGALIVQSIGYAGFGRVWLSWYEGAVLGTLSILPLTVQLQQHGLQSLRSPKRPNELFFYVPLVLLVTLVSLRLLPTPFVYLSLPLLLAAVRLPFAGTALLVTLTSFSGGLMVAMGGLLLQPVTPLWQEITLYLPLLLSLLPPLLLAAAVEQGRRRQRELAISEARFRDAMEHSAIGMALVGLDGRLQRVNRALCEMLGYTPAELVAMSFQDITQAEDLSDDLERVQEALAGRRDSYRLEKRYLRRDGSEVWALLAVSLVRDAEGQPLYFIAQIEDIDRRKRAEAELAELAQRYSLATDASGVGVWEWDLVSDDMIWDDSLFRLYGMRPLGRPVSYEEWSRFVHPGDAEALHRELQRVREGLARLDVEFRISLPNGETRALRGHGSLALDAEGKPTRMIGTNWDVTQLRELTERLNDERERLQVTLNCIGDGVITTDLDGRVRFLNPVAERLSGWSTAAARNQEIERVLPLESEEGRPVPSPVRLCLERGTEESIPGLSSLRHAAGGLIALRGQAAPVRSAEGELLGSVLVFTDVSEARAMQKHLRYAASHDALTGLLNRSAFEDALAESCREVTQNAGHSVLFFIDLDLFKQVNDSAGHAAGDELLRRISRLMQEQVRSGDLVARLGGDEFAMILRSCPLAQAEILADRLIEQVRGLRFEWEGRTFQVGASIGLAPLHAGNSEPAELLRQADIACYRAKHGGRGRMAVYVEALEHG, from the coding sequence ATGAGCCGTGATCCCCAGCCGTCCAGCCCCTTGCCCTTGTCGACGCGCATGGTCGTGAACGCCCTGCCGCCCGTTCCGGCGCGCCTCGGCCCGACCCTGGCGCTGGTCTTCTTCGGCTACCTGGTGCTCGCCCTGGGCGCCGTCTGGCTGGCGCGCCAGCCGGGCACCATCGCCACCCTCTGGTACGCCAACGCCTTCGGCATCACCTTCCTCTGGAACCAGCCGCTGCGTCGCTGGCCGGCGCTGCTCGGCGTGATGCTGGTGGCCAACATGCTGGCCGGTCAGGTGATGGGCGACACCCTGGCGATGTCCGCCAGCTTCCTGCCGGCCAACATGCTGGAGATGGCGCTCGCCGCCTTCCTGCTGCGCCGCACCGGCGTGGCCCTGAACATGAGCCGCAGCCCGTCGGCCTTCCTCCGCTTCATCCTGCTCGGGGCCATGGTGCCGCCGCTGGTCAGCTCCACCCTGGGCGCGCTGATCGTGCAGAGCATCGGTTACGCCGGCTTCGGCCGGGTCTGGCTGTCCTGGTACGAGGGCGCGGTGCTGGGCACCCTGTCGATCCTGCCGCTGACGGTGCAGTTGCAGCAGCATGGCCTGCAGTCCCTGCGCTCGCCGAAGCGCCCCAACGAACTCTTCTTCTACGTGCCGCTGGTGCTGCTGGTGACCCTGGTATCCCTGCGCCTGCTGCCGACGCCTTTCGTCTACCTGTCGCTGCCGCTGCTGCTGGCGGCGGTGCGGCTGCCCTTCGCCGGCACCGCGCTGCTGGTGACCCTGACCTCCTTCAGCGGCGGCCTGATGGTCGCCATGGGAGGGTTGTTGCTGCAGCCGGTGACGCCCCTGTGGCAGGAGATCACCCTCTACCTGCCGCTGTTGTTGTCGTTGTTGCCCCCGCTGCTGCTGGCCGCTGCCGTGGAGCAGGGCCGGCGACGCCAGCGCGAGCTGGCCATCAGCGAGGCGCGTTTTCGCGACGCCATGGAGCACTCGGCCATCGGCATGGCCCTGGTGGGGCTGGATGGCCGCTTGCAGCGGGTCAACCGCGCGCTGTGCGAGATGCTCGGCTACACGCCGGCCGAACTGGTCGCGATGAGCTTCCAGGACATCACCCAGGCCGAGGACCTGTCCGATGACCTGGAGCGGGTGCAGGAAGCGCTCGCTGGCCGTCGCGACAGCTATCGGCTGGAGAAGCGCTACCTGCGCCGCGATGGCTCCGAGGTCTGGGCGCTGCTGGCGGTGTCCCTGGTGCGCGATGCCGAAGGGCAGCCGCTGTACTTCATCGCCCAGATCGAGGACATCGACCGGCGCAAGCGTGCCGAGGCCGAGCTGGCCGAGCTCGCCCAGCGCTATTCCCTGGCCACCGACGCCAGTGGCGTGGGCGTCTGGGAGTGGGACCTGGTCAGCGACGACATGATCTGGGACGACAGCCTGTTCCGCCTCTACGGCATGCGCCCGCTGGGGCGGCCGGTGAGCTACGAGGAGTGGTCGCGCTTCGTCCACCCGGGCGACGCCGAAGCCCTGCACCGCGAGCTGCAGCGGGTGCGCGAAGGCCTGGCGCGGCTGGACGTGGAGTTCCGCATCTCCCTGCCCAACGGCGAGACGCGTGCGCTGCGCGGGCACGGCAGCCTGGCCCTCGACGCCGAGGGCAAGCCGACCCGGATGATCGGCACCAACTGGGACGTGACCCAGCTGCGCGAACTCACCGAGCGGCTGAACGACGAGCGCGAGCGCCTGCAGGTGACCCTCAACTGCATCGGCGACGGGGTGATCACCACGGACCTGGATGGCCGCGTGCGCTTCCTCAACCCGGTGGCCGAGCGCCTCAGCGGCTGGAGCACGGCGGCGGCGCGCAACCAGGAGATCGAGCGGGTGCTGCCGCTGGAGAGCGAGGAGGGCCGGCCGGTGCCGAGCCCGGTGCGCCTGTGCCTGGAGCGCGGCACGGAGGAAAGCATCCCCGGGCTCTCGTCCCTGCGCCATGCCGCCGGCGGCCTGATCGCCCTGCGTGGCCAGGCGGCGCCGGTACGCAGCGCCGAGGGCGAGCTGCTCGGCAGCGTGCTGGTGTTCACCGATGTCAGCGAGGCGCGGGCGATGCAGAAGCACCTGCGCTATGCCGCCAGCCACGACGCCCTGACCGGCCTGCTCAACCGCTCGGCCTTCGAGGACGCCCTGGCGGAAAGCTGCCGCGAGGTGACGCAGAACGCCGGGCACAGCGTGCTGTTCTTCATCGACCTGGACCTCTTCAAGCAGGTCAACGACAGCGCCGGCCATGCCGCCGGCGACGAACTGCTGCGGCGCATCTCGCGACTGATGCAGGAACAGGTGCGCAGCGGCGACCTGGTGGCGCGCCTGGGGGGCGACGAGTTCGCCATGATCCTGCGCAGCTGTCCCCTGGCCCAGGCGGAAATCCTCGCCGATCGGCTGATCGAGCAGGTGCGCGGCCTGCGCTTCGAATGGGAAGGCCGCACCTTCCAGGTCGGCGCCAGCATCGGCCTGGCGCCCTTGCACGCTGGCAACAGCGAGCCGGCCGAGCTGCTGCGCCAGGCCGACATCGCCTGCTACCGGGCCAAGCATGGCGGGCGCGGGCGCATGGCGGTGTATGTCGAGGCACTGGAGCACGGCTGA
- a CDS encoding 2-oxoglutarate and iron-dependent oxygenase domain-containing protein, translating to MNQLPLIDIAALYGDDQQAWQQVAAQIDAACRDWGFFYITGHGIAPERIEALTRAAKTFFALPDAEKLRIDITRTAHHRGYGAIATEQLDPSRPSDLKETFDMGFHMAADHPEVLAGKPLRGPNRHPDLPGWAALMEQHYADMQALAQTLLRAIALALGIERDFFDARFAEPISVFRMIHYPPRHTASSAEQQGAGAHTDYGCVTLLYQDDAGGLQVRNVHGEWIDAPPITGSFVVNIGDMMARWSNDRYTSTPHRVISPLGVHRYSMPFFAEPHPDTEISCLPNCSSADNPPKYPPVSSAEYLLSRFADTYAYRREETA from the coding sequence ATGAACCAGCTTCCCCTCATCGACATCGCCGCGCTCTACGGCGACGACCAACAGGCCTGGCAGCAGGTCGCGGCGCAGATCGACGCCGCCTGCCGCGACTGGGGCTTCTTCTACATCACCGGGCACGGCATCGCGCCCGAACGCATCGAGGCGTTGACCCGCGCGGCCAAGACCTTCTTCGCCCTGCCCGACGCCGAGAAGCTGCGGATCGACATCACCCGCACTGCGCACCATCGCGGCTATGGCGCCATCGCCACCGAGCAGCTCGACCCGAGCAGGCCGAGCGACCTGAAGGAAACCTTCGACATGGGTTTCCACATGGCCGCCGACCACCCCGAGGTGCTGGCCGGCAAGCCCCTGCGCGGGCCCAATCGCCACCCCGACCTGCCCGGCTGGGCGGCGCTCATGGAACAGCACTACGCCGACATGCAGGCCCTGGCGCAGACCCTGCTGCGGGCCATCGCCCTGGCACTGGGCATCGAGCGCGACTTCTTCGATGCGCGCTTTGCCGAGCCCATCAGCGTGTTCCGCATGATCCACTACCCGCCGCGCCACACCGCCAGCTCCGCCGAGCAACAGGGCGCCGGCGCGCACACCGACTACGGCTGCGTCACCCTGCTGTACCAGGACGACGCCGGCGGCCTGCAGGTGCGCAACGTCCACGGGGAATGGATCGACGCCCCACCGATCACCGGCAGCTTCGTGGTCAACATCGGCGACATGATGGCGCGCTGGAGCAACGACCGGTACACCTCCACGCCGCACCGGGTCATCAGCCCCCTGGGCGTGCACCGCTACTCCATGCCCTTCTTCGCCGAGCCGCACCCGGACACCGAGATCAGCTGCCTGCCGAACTGCTCCAGTGCCGACAACCCGCCGAAATACCCGCCGGTGAGCAGCGCCGAGTACCTGCTCTCGCGCTTCGCCGACACCTACGCCTACCGGCGGGAGGAGACGGCCTGA
- a CDS encoding SDR family oxidoreductase: MSSTQTALIIGASRGIGLGLVKQLQAAGWQVTATVRNPQGAGDLAALENVEVRTLELDSVASLETLAGELDGRAFDLILVNAGVYGPVHQSAVQATEAEIAQLFLTNAVAPIRLAQRLKSNLLPGGTLAFMSSVLGSVAGNDAGGLALYRASKAALNSMTRSLVAEWAEAAPTVLSLHPGWVKTDMGGESAEIDVATSVQGLVQQIEAYAGRGGHHYIDYQGQAIPW; encoded by the coding sequence ATGAGCAGCACACAAACCGCATTGATCATCGGCGCCTCCCGGGGCATCGGCCTGGGCCTGGTCAAGCAACTGCAGGCCGCCGGCTGGCAGGTCACCGCCACGGTGCGCAACCCGCAGGGCGCCGGCGACCTGGCCGCGCTGGAGAACGTCGAGGTACGCACCCTGGAGCTGGACAGCGTCGCCAGCCTGGAGACCCTGGCCGGCGAACTGGATGGCCGCGCCTTCGACCTCATCCTGGTCAACGCCGGCGTCTACGGCCCGGTGCACCAGTCCGCCGTGCAGGCCACCGAGGCCGAGATCGCCCAGCTGTTCCTCACCAACGCCGTCGCCCCCATCCGCCTGGCCCAGCGCCTGAAGAGCAACCTGCTGCCCGGCGGCACCCTGGCCTTCATGAGTTCGGTGCTGGGCAGCGTGGCCGGCAACGATGCCGGCGGCCTGGCGCTGTACCGCGCCAGCAAGGCGGCGCTGAATTCCATGACCCGCAGCCTGGTGGCCGAATGGGCGGAAGCCGCGCCCACGGTGCTGAGCCTGCATCCGGGCTGGGTGAAGACCGACATGGGCGGCGAGTCCGCCGAGATCGACGTCGCCACCAGCGTCCAGGGCCTGGTGCAGCAGATCGAGGCGTATGCCGGGCGCGGCGGCCACCACTACATCGACTACCAGGGCCAGGCCATTCCCTGGTGA
- a CDS encoding ABC transporter ATP-binding protein, producing the protein MNSPTPPPRLEMLGITKRYPGCLANDRVDLRIEPGEIHALLGENGAGKSTLMKIIYGVVQPDAGEIRWQGEALRVRDPAQARALGIGMVFQHFSLFETLTVAENIALALGREAGTPRQLEPRIREVSQRYGMALEPGRLVHALSIGERQRVEIVRCLMQDIRLLILDEPTSVLTPQEADELFVTLRRLAAEGCSILFISHKLGEVRALCHSATVLRGGRVSGHCVPAQCSDLELARLMVGDAEGLVASYPKVSGGAPFLSLQGLDWHNPDPFGMSLKNLGLDVRSGEILGIAGVAGNGQDELLALLSGERRLPAGNAGAIRFAGQPVGQLPPDARRARGLAFVPAERLGHGAVPDLSLADNALLTGFQRGLLSRGMIRRGKVLAFAEAIIQRFAVKTPDAHTAARSLSGGNLQKFILGREILQQPKLLVAAHPTWGVDVGAAAAIHRALIALRDAGAAILVISEDLDELFQISDRIGALCGGELSAQKPVTDTSPQEVGRWMAGQFESTQAA; encoded by the coding sequence ATGAATAGCCCCACTCCCCCACCGCGCCTGGAGATGCTCGGCATCACCAAGCGCTACCCCGGCTGCCTGGCCAACGACCGCGTCGACCTGCGCATCGAGCCCGGCGAGATCCACGCCCTGCTGGGCGAGAACGGTGCCGGCAAGAGCACGCTGATGAAGATCATCTACGGCGTGGTACAGCCCGATGCCGGCGAGATCCGCTGGCAGGGCGAGGCGCTGCGCGTACGCGACCCGGCGCAGGCGCGGGCGCTGGGCATCGGCATGGTGTTCCAGCACTTCTCCCTGTTCGAGACCCTCACCGTGGCCGAGAACATCGCCCTGGCACTCGGCCGCGAGGCCGGCACGCCCAGGCAGCTGGAGCCGCGCATCCGCGAGGTGTCGCAGCGCTACGGCATGGCCCTGGAGCCCGGGCGCCTGGTGCATGCGCTGTCCATCGGCGAGCGCCAGCGGGTGGAGATCGTCCGCTGCCTGATGCAGGACATCCGCCTGCTGATCCTCGACGAGCCCACCTCGGTGCTCACCCCGCAGGAGGCCGACGAACTCTTCGTCACCCTGCGCCGCCTGGCGGCCGAGGGCTGCAGCATCCTCTTCATCAGCCACAAGCTCGGCGAGGTGCGTGCGCTCTGCCACAGCGCCACGGTGCTGCGCGGTGGCCGCGTGTCCGGCCACTGCGTACCGGCCCAGTGCAGCGACCTGGAGCTGGCGCGGCTGATGGTGGGCGACGCAGAAGGCCTGGTCGCCAGCTACCCCAAGGTCAGCGGCGGCGCGCCCTTCCTCAGCCTGCAAGGCCTCGACTGGCACAATCCCGACCCGTTCGGCATGTCGCTGAAGAACCTCGGCCTGGACGTGCGCAGCGGCGAGATCCTCGGCATCGCCGGGGTCGCCGGCAATGGCCAGGACGAGCTGCTCGCGCTGCTCTCCGGCGAGCGTCGCCTGCCCGCCGGCAACGCCGGCGCCATCCGTTTCGCCGGCCAGCCGGTGGGCCAGTTGCCACCGGATGCGCGCCGCGCCCGGGGCCTCGCCTTCGTCCCCGCCGAACGCCTGGGCCACGGCGCGGTGCCGGACCTGAGCCTGGCCGACAACGCCCTGCTCACCGGCTTCCAGCGCGGGTTACTGAGCCGCGGGATGATCCGCCGCGGCAAGGTGCTGGCCTTCGCCGAAGCGATCATCCAGCGCTTCGCGGTGAAGACCCCGGACGCCCATACCGCCGCCCGCAGCCTCTCCGGCGGCAACCTGCAGAAATTCATCCTCGGCCGCGAAATCCTCCAGCAACCCAAGCTGCTGGTGGCCGCCCACCCGACCTGGGGCGTGGACGTCGGCGCCGCTGCCGCCATCCACCGCGCACTGATCGCCCTGCGCGATGCCGGCGCGGCGATCCTGGTGATCTCCGAAGACCTCGACGAGCTGTTCCAGATCAGCGACCGCATCGGCGCCCTGTGCGGCGGCGAGCTGTCGGCGCAAAAGCCGGTGACGGACACCAGCCCGCAGGAGGTCGGCCGCTGGATGGCCGGCCAGTTCGAATCGACCCAAGCCGCCTGA